The following nucleotide sequence is from Bacteroidota bacterium.
CGTGGCCGTTTGCTTCGGAATAGCTCTCCATAAACACGTTGGTCTCCGCCGGATCTAATTCCACCCTGAATTCCTCGTCACGGATGATGAAGGGCTCTACGTTTTCATTGAGTCCGCCATATGCTCCCACTGGGACCACCGCTATATCAACCACTGGCGGGTGGTTCACAAAGTAGGCTTTAGCCAGCCGTACAATGGCACCGTCTCGCGGGTAATAACCAATCCCATCGTGATGCAAAAACAAGCTGCCGCCGGCTAAAACATACGCCTCAATAGCTTCCTCCTCTTCGGGCGTCAACCACCCATATTTCCTCGGATCCGGCTCTCTGGTCTCTAATTTTTTGTAGTCGTCGATATAATAACGACTCAAAACAATCAGGTCGTACGTGGAAAGTGCATCAAAAGGCACATCGTAATCGGGTATGACATCCGTAACATATCCTTTCTTATTCAATTGCCCCACAATGGCGATGTCCAGCGGCGCAACGCCATGCCAGAAGTCTCCGAGTATGGCCAGTGCTTTCTTAGCGGGTACCGTTTGCCCTGTAGCCACAAGGATGAACGTTGTACTTAAAAACAGGGCGAAAATTGATACGACAAGGAGCTTTTTCATTGTTTTACGCGGAATACTAACAGGTCCAAAACCCTTTCAATATAGCCTCTCGTGGAATTTTTAAAGCCATTTTCGAATAGCACAGCGTTTTTTTATAGATTAGAGGCACGTGACTCCCTTAAAATCCATCTACTCCGCCATGACTGTCCGATGCCACCAAAGCGGTGCCTCGCCGCGAATTTCTGTTAGCATCATAACGTTGGTTCTACTCGCTGTCACAATAGCCGGCTGCACCCCGCAACATCCCACGCCCATCGGCGCCGGCGCAGACTGGGCGGAATACCTCGGCCACAACAGCAGCAGCCAATACTCTTCGCTTGATCAAATAACAAAAACCAACGTCGCCCGGCTTGAAGTTGCCTGGGAGCACATCACGGGCGACAGCGCGCAATACCAGGCGAACAACCTTGTCATTGACGGCGTCGTGTACACCCCAACACCAGGCCACCTACTCACTGCGCTCAACGGCGCAACGGGCGAGGAACTCTGGACCTTCGACCCGGATTCCGTCACTGAAGTACAACCCTCCCGGTCGTCACGCGGACTCATGTACTGGAGCAATGGCGCGGACAGCCACTGGGTGTTTGTCGGCAAAGGCCCCCGGCTCTACGCCGTTGATGCCAAAACCGGTGCGTCCATTTCTTCTTTTGGAGAGGGTGGCTCGGTGCACATGGGTGGCATGCTGGATGTGGAAGGTGAACCCACAGTGCGGTTGCATACCCCTGGCTACATTTACAACGACATGATGATTATGGGTACCGCTGTACCCGAAGACACGCCGGGCGCCGTCCGTGCCTTTGATGTCCGCACAGGCGAGCGAAAGTGGATTTTCCACACCCTGCCACGACCGGATGAGCCTGGCTCTGAAACCTGGCCCGAAGGATACCTCGACAAAACAGGCGGCGCTTCCGACTGGTCGGGCATCGCTATCGACACTGAGCGCGGCATTGTGTATTCCTCCACAGAAACAGCCGGCCCCGATTTCTACGGCGGCGACCGCTGGGGGAAGAACCTGTACGCCAACTCCCTCATCGCCATCGATGCCAACACGGGCGAATACATGTGGCACTTCCAGTTTGTACACCACGACCTGTGGGACATGGATGCCCCAACCCCACCCAACCTGCTCACTGTGGTACATGATGGCGAACTACGGGACGTTGTTGCGCAGGGCACCAAAATGGGCTACCTCTATGTTTTCGACCGCGTAACCGGCGAACCGCTCTGGCCCATTGAAGAGGAGCCGCAAGCAGCCTCCCAACTTCCGGACATGAAAGCATGGCCTACGCAGCCCCGGCCCACCAAACCGGCGCGCCTGATGCGGGACCGGTATACCGAAGATGATGTATCCAACATCTCCCCGGAAGCAAATCAGATGACTACTGAGTCGCTTGCGAGAATGGGCACCTATGGCGCATTTCCACCACCAAGCCTCGACCAGACCATTATTTTTCCCGGTTATGACGGCGGCATGGAATGGGGTGGCGCAGCAATTGGCCCCGGTGGTATGCTGTACGTCAACATCAACGAAATCCCCTGGTTTTACCAGCTCGTAAAAACGCGCAGCGATGGCGGCGCGCCTATATCGCGCGGCGAAATCCAGTATCGGGTGCGGTGTGCCTCGTGCCATGGCATCAACCGCGCCGGCGATCCGGGCGGTGGTTTCCCCGGACTCATCGACACCCCCAATCGCCTCTCCAAAGAAGCCGTAGCACAACTCATCGCCAACGGCGGTGCGCGGATGCCGGCCTTCGACCACCTGCCCGACAACGACCGCGCGGCCATTGTTGACTTCCTGTACGGCGAAGCGCAACCTGAAGCAGACGCATCAGACGAAGACCTCCAGCCCTACATCTTCCGCGGCTTCCACCGCTGGCAAGACGACGAAGGCTATCCGGCCATCAAACCACCCTGGGGTACGCTCAATGCAGTCGATTTGAACACGGGTGAAATCAAGTGGAAAGTCCCGCTCGGTGAGTACAAAGAACTCACCGCCCGCGGCATCCCACCCACCGGCACCGAAAACTACGGCGGCCCCGTAGTCACCGCGAGCGGACTCATTTTCATCGGCGCCACAGCCGACGAAACCATGCGCGCCTTCGACGCTGAGACTGGCGAGATCTTATGGGCGCATGACTTGCCGTTTGGGGGCAATGCCACACCGAGTACTTACATGGTTGATGGCAAGCAATACGTGATTATCTCGGCAGGTGGCTGGAAGACCAACCGCCCAGCCGGCGGCTCGCTGGTGGCGTTTGCGCTGCCGGATTGAGCGAGGTTCGTGCCTTCCCCCACGTCATGCCGGACTTGATCCGGTATCCACAGGCATGGCACAACTCATCGTATCACCATGCGGGCTGCTTGCCCAGATCCTTCGCACGGCTCAGGAGGACATGGGGGAGTGCCTGACCCGGTGGGATCCTTCGCCAGTTCTGGAGGACAGCGAAAGTGCAGGGTGGCTTTGCAACCACGCGTCGACCACCCCCTCCACGTCATGCCGGGCTTGACCCGGTATCCAGAAAGGAATGCCGAGTGGCTTTTTTGGGGGGTAGCACACTGCCATCTCACGCTACGTCAAAAAACAACGCTAAGTCCCTCCACAAAACCGCCCCGCGCCCCCTATCCCTTTCATAGGCCGCGCACTGCGTGCGGGTTCATCGGATCATCGTTCATCGGGTTCATCGACCATCGCGGAAGGGAGAACCACGATCCGAAAACCGTGGCTGCTGTAGCGGTTATCTGGATTGTTGTTGTTGCGCGCGGAGCAACGACAGTTGTTCGTGTTGTTGTTGAACGAACCGCCGCGCAAAACGCGTTGCTTCGAGCCTGCCCCCGCAATAAACACAGCACGCGACTGTGTGATTGCCTTTTTAACGTTCCGCTTTGATCCAGCCGCCCATAATGCGGCCCACTTCGTCCACCATCAGCGAAACGTGTTTGTATTGCCCCGGCGTCAGCCATTTCCAGCGTTCTGCCAGCCGCAAATACAACCGTACTTTGGCCAGTGCCTCATCTGCCAACCGTAACCGCTGCCGGCGTTCATTCCCTTTGCGTGCATTCGCCTCTTCGAGGCGTTCTCTGACATCAAATGCGGCATTCAACAAGCGCTGCGTAACCGTATGCCGGTGCGCCTTCGGGAAATGATTGGTCACCGGCAATAGCCAGGTCAACAAATCAAACGTGCGGGTGAATATAGGCATTTGTTCGTGTTTCATAAACCTGTACCATTCGATTCATCGCGTTCATCGTCCATCGTTTTCATCGGTCATCGGGGAAGAGAGAACCACGATCCGAAAACCGTAGCTGAGGTCGCGGTAATCCGGATAGTGGAAGTTGCGCGCAGAGCAACGACAGTGGTACGAGTTGAGGTCGAACGAACCGCCGCGCAAAACGCGTGATCTCCCCTTATCAGGCCCAGTAGGATCAGTTAAAACGCTATCCCCCCGCTTCTTGTATTCACTTTCATCAAACCAATCCTGACACCATTCCCAAACATTGCCCGCCATATCTACACAACCAAAAGGACTGTCGCCGTCCGGAGAAAAAGAACCTACCGTTGATGTTGCGCCCGTGCCGGTATTGAGCTTTTTCTCATCCCACGCGTCACCCCAGGGATATATACGATCATCCTCCATACCACGGGCAGCCTTTTCCCATTGGGCCTCTGTTGGTAACATCACTTCTCGACCAGTTTTATCTCTTAACCACGCACAATACGCAGTTGCATCATCCCAGCTTACGTTGACAACAGGATGATCGCTCAGGTCTGAAGGGAAACTTCCTCCACTCCAATGGCTTGGTTCGCGGTGTTTCGTCTCTTGCACAAATGCTTGATACTCTACGTTAGTTACTGGAAATTTACCTATTCGGTAAGCACTCGTGTTCACTTTATGTTTGGGTAGCTCTCTTTTGAATTCATGACCTATTTTCTTTTGCTGCTCAGGCGTTGTCCCCATCCAGAACTCTCCGGCTGCAATAGGCACAGTATCAGGCTCGTACTCAAACGGTTGATAATTGCTTTCGGGGACAATTTCAGGAGTTGTTTTAATGCTCCGGGTCAGCGTGAAATAGCGGCGCAGTTCGTCCAGCGGGAGCGATTCAAACGAAGCATCTGGGAGCGCAAGGTTTGCCTCCATAATGCGTTTGAGCACCGGATCACTGACGTATGCCTGCAAAGCTTGCGGCGGCTCTGGCGTTTGTCTAACTGATTCAGGCTGCGGGGTTTTGTCGGCTGCGCTTTCGCGCAACGCTCTGAAATATCCATCCAGGTCGCGCAGCAGGCGCGGGGTTTGTTTGATGCGGTCGTACACCGCCGGCACCGCTTGCTGTAGCGCTACCACCTTCGCCAACCGGATCGGGCGGATTTGCTCTGCTTCCTGTTTTTGCACCAGCTTCCAGAGTAACAGGAACGTGTTTACCGTGCGTTTCACCTGCCGGGGACTTTCACCCATGCCTTCTGCAAACACTTCGGCACACGCGGGATCGGGCCAGTCTTTGACCAGCTTTTGCACAAACTCCCGCATCACGTTGCCTTCAATGGGAGGAATCTCAAAAGGTACCTGGATTATTTTTTCGAGGTACCGCCGGCCTTCCATGGCGTACTCTGGGTCCAGATCGATACGTTTTTCATCGTTCCAGCCCAACTCGCGGTACTTGATCTCCACACCCCGGCTGATGACACCATGGTCCAGCCCGAGGACAAAGAAACACCCTTCCACATCCATAAACAGCTTGATCGACTCCAGGACCTCGATGGATTTATCGGGCCGGCAGCGATCGAGATCGTCAATAAACACCACGAGTTTTCGGCCGGTGTCGCGCAGCGTCTCTTTGATCAGGGTCCCAAACGCGTCCTGAAATTCTTCGAGGGAGCGCATCCGTTCGCGGTGTTCTTTGTACCGCTCGCTTTCTATGGTTTCAAACAGGGTTTTGAGTTCGTTTTCGGTAGGCGTTTTGTCGCCTTTCAGCAACGCCGGCAACAGCGGCCCAACCAGTGGCACCATGCTTAACCCCATGCGCAGTACTGCCTGGCCTGCGCCCTGCGCCATCTTCCCCCAGTTGAACTGCACCTCACCCGGTTTTTCTACTTCGATGGCGTGGTACAGGCTGCGTTCGATGGTATCAAACCTTTTCTCGCGTGCTTTCTTTTGTTTGGCCGTCTCTTTTTCGATTTCCAGCCGGCGTACCGTATCCAGCACACGCAAAATCAGGGCACGCCACAGCGCCTCTTCGCGGTCATACTTCCAGGCATCAAACCAAACCACAGGAAAGTTTTTGGACGCCGTATGGGTTTGCAATTCACTCTGCACCATCCGCATGAGCGTTGTCTTCCCCGAACCCCACTTGCCGTAAATCCCAACGGTCATGGGTGTGGTTGCATCATCACTCGCAATAAAGTCTGTCAGGGTTTCAACATACGAGCCGACGTTGAGCAAGTCGTTGGCTAAACTTTTCTCTGGCAAATCGCCGGCAAGCGCACTACTCTCTTTGTACTGGGACATCGATTCCACTTTCTTGTATCACTGGATACTTAAATATAGCAAATCCATGCATCCTGGAGGATGCATGGATTTGCGGTTGAAAGTTGCAGGTTTCTGGTTACAGGTTTTTGTAAAGAAGTGCAACGTGTGTTATCACTTCTCAAACACACCGTTTGCCATACCTGTGGATCCCCAGTCAAGCTGGGGATGACGGTCTGCTCGGGCCATTTCAACAATGAAACCCCATTTCCACCCATCCAGCCCAAAAACTTTCAACCTGCAACTTGTAACCTTCAACCAATCCCTCGAAGAATCCATAAATTGCGCTGACACGCAGGTCTTGATTTAACAGGAACCTTATGTTTGAAACTTCCCCACCTGTTCGTTTGATACGAGGGGTACACGAAATACAATCAAACCCATTACACACATGAAGCCCGCCAACCTCAATTGGTTTTTTGTACTTCTCCTTTTAGTTTTTTCAGCCTGCCGGCCCAGCTACGAGCCTGACGAATCAGCTACCGTTTTCCGCTCGGTGCTCGATGAGCGGCCGCGGATGATTACCATGAAGCTCGATGATGCCCTGTGGACGGCCTACAGCGCTGAAACGGGCGCACTCTACCGGGTCTGGCGCGATGGGGTCGACTTTAGTGGCGCCGTCTACACAACCGCCCATGGTCCCCAGCCTACCAGTGAAGGCCCTGCGTATCTCGTGACCAATACACCTTCTCCGTGGATGATCAGGCAGGCCGGCGTATCCGCTGCGCCGCAGGTACGCTACAAAGGCCACGCAGAACGCGATGGCCAACAATCCATTCAAGTTGAATTACGCGCTACTGATGGCGCTACCATGCTCGTCACCGAAGCCCCCTCTTTTGTCACCGACAACGACGGTAACCCTGGCATGGAACGCGTTTTCACTGTAGAAAATGCGCCGGCTAACGCAGAAGTCATGCTTGCCGTAACCCTCAACTCTCTACTGAACGACCGCAGCTTCTCCACCAATGGCGGCTTTGAAGTTTCTGAACAAGAGGACGGGAGCCTTAGCGGTTGGCTTACCCTCCGCAACGGCGAGAGCACAACCTTCACGAGCTACTTCGGCGAACCGGCTGTAGTTCGGCCGCAAGAAGAGGGCCCAGCAAAACCCTACGGCTTGCAGCTCATTGAAGGCAGCGATTGCGCAGCCTGCCACAATGCTGAAGTGCAAACAGTGGGGCCCTCCTATGTGGCTATTGCTGAGCGTTATCCCAAAGACGACCTTACGGTAGTTCGCCTCGCTGGCAAAATTATCTCGGGCGGCTCTGGTGTTTGGGGCGAAGTATTAATGACGCCGCATCCAACCCTTGAGCAGGAAGATGCCAAGCGCATGGTTGAATATATCCTCTCGCTCGGCGGTGCAGAAAATACGAGTGGCGGCCCGCTTGATGTGCCCGGCGATATCTACCCGCTGACAGAACAACGGGACGGCAGCAATGGGCTCGCTGTGAATATGTACGCAATTACTAACAGCCCTAATTCCCTTGAAACACTCGAACTTTCAGATGCCCCGTACTACTCGGGTATCGTGCCGGCCCTGCACGCACCCAACGAAGGGTATATGGGCGATGTACGGATCAATTTCTTTGTATCGGTTACCGGTTTCATCACCATCGAGGAGTCGGATAACTATGTATTCCGTCTGGTTGCTGACGACGGCGCGCGTTTCTATCTCGGGGACCGGATGCTTATTGACCACGATGGGCTGCACGGTCCTGAACCACGCGACAGCGAACTGCTGCTCGACGCCGGCACCTACCCGATCCGGGTCGACTTTTTCCAGGCTGGTGGCGGTGCTGCACTTTCCCTGCAATGGGCCAAACGCGGCGATGATGGGTTCTCAGTTATCCCAAATGAAGTGCTAACCTACAGCCAGGACGACCTCAAAGAAGCTGTCGAATATGCGGTACTGACGGGCAACGACGACAAGCGGCCTGGCGACCAGATGGCGCTCAAAGATGTTCACCCGAGCTTTGCTGTGGAAACCATCCGGCCAGACAGTTTTGAGCCGATGGTTGGTGGCCTCGACGTCATGGATGACGGCCGCGTTGTCGTAAGCACCTGGGACGGTGAAGGTGGGGTCTACCTCGTATCCAACATCAACCAGCCAAACCGCGACCAGATTGAGGTAAAGCAGATTGCCCGCGGGCTGGCCGAGCCACTTGGGGTAAAAGTGGTTGATGGTGAGGTTTATGTCCTCCAGAAACAAGAGCTCACCCGACTCGTGGACGAAGACGGCGATGACGTTGCAGATGTCTATGCAACGGTTGCCAACGACTGGGGCGCAACCGGTAACTTCCACGAGTTTGCCTTTGGCCTCGTCTACAAAGACAACCACTTCTACGCTACGCTGGCAACCGCCATCCTGCCCGGCGGGGCCAGCGCTGATCCGCAAGATCCGGATCGTGGCACCGTGGTCAAAATCAACAAAGACACGGGGGATGTGGAATTCATCGCCAAAGGATTGCGGACACCAAACGGCATTGGACTCGGCATCAACGACGAAATTTTTGTCGCAGATAATCAGGGAGACTGGCTGCCGGCGAGCAAGGTTGTGCACATCGTTGAAGGGGAGTTCTATGGCTCACGCTCCGTTGACTTTGAAGGCACTGCAGGACTCACCGAAAAGAAACCGGTGTCCTGGCTACCGCAAGATGAAATTGGCAACTCGCCGTCCCAGCCGGCCATCCTGAACGTTGGCCCCTATCAAAACCAGATGATCCACGGTGAAGTTACGCACGGTGGTATCAAGCGCGTGTTTGTGGAAGAGATCGACGGACAACTTCAGGGCGCGCTGTTCCGCTTTACCCAGGGACTGGAAGCCGGCGTCAACCGCCTCGTCTGGGGACCGGATGAGAAGCTGTACATCGGCGGCATCGGCAATCCGGGCAACTGGGGGCACGTGGGTAAAACATGGTTTGGCTTGCAGCGGATGACGTACACAGGCAACCCGGTGTTTGAAATGCTCGCGATTCGCGCGGCGTCAGACGGATTTGAAATTGAGTTCACCGAGCCACTTGCTGATGGCGTGGGTGAACAGGCCGCTGATTATAACATCACGCAGTTTTATTATCTACCAACTGCTGAATACGGTGGACCCAAACGAAGCGAGCGCTCTCTGCCGATGGAAAAAATCGAGGTCTCAGACGACCGCAAACGCGTCAAGCTCACCCTCGGAGGGTTACAGCCTGACCACATGGTGTACTTCCGCCTGAACGACGAAACGTTCAGCAGCGAAGCCGGCCGGTCGTTGTGGACCACAGAAGCATGGTACACACTGAACCGGATTCCGTAAGTATACCCTTCGACACACATTCAAAACCCTCTCTACGGCGATCTGCAATAGAGAGGGTTTTGTATTTTCGGCGACTGCGGAGATTTAACCCAAAGCGCCGAGCTTGTCATCTACAATCGAGCAGGCAAACTTGAACAGGTATTGTGAGATGCCGTGGTCGCTCACTGCACCTTCGTCAAATCCGCTTGATGAGTAGCTCACCCGATCCAGTTCATTGTCAGGCGTCAGGTCGTCTATTTCCAGATGCGCCAGGGTCTGCTCAATTTCAGCGGCAGCCACTTCCATCAACTCCTGGTTTGCGACCATACTCTCCACACCTTCAGCAATTTCTGCCAGCCCGGATAACGCGTGCCCGCTATCAAACTGCTTCGCCGGCATTACTGTATGCCGAAACCCGAGCCAGCGCGTAGGAATTTTGGTGACAATGTCGGTGTTGTTGATATGCAAATAGGTGCGATCTTTCAACAGCGACTTGTAAAAATCGCAAAACTCATCATTACCCACGCGAGGCGCTCCGTATGTATAGACTGCCGCA
It contains:
- a CDS encoding pyrroloquinoline quinone-dependent dehydrogenase; its protein translation is MTVRCHQSGASPRISVSIITLVLLAVTIAGCTPQHPTPIGAGADWAEYLGHNSSSQYSSLDQITKTNVARLEVAWEHITGDSAQYQANNLVIDGVVYTPTPGHLLTALNGATGEELWTFDPDSVTEVQPSRSSRGLMYWSNGADSHWVFVGKGPRLYAVDAKTGASISSFGEGGSVHMGGMLDVEGEPTVRLHTPGYIYNDMMIMGTAVPEDTPGAVRAFDVRTGERKWIFHTLPRPDEPGSETWPEGYLDKTGGASDWSGIAIDTERGIVYSSTETAGPDFYGGDRWGKNLYANSLIAIDANTGEYMWHFQFVHHDLWDMDAPTPPNLLTVVHDGELRDVVAQGTKMGYLYVFDRVTGEPLWPIEEEPQAASQLPDMKAWPTQPRPTKPARLMRDRYTEDDVSNISPEANQMTTESLARMGTYGAFPPPSLDQTIIFPGYDGGMEWGGAAIGPGGMLYVNINEIPWFYQLVKTRSDGGAPISRGEIQYRVRCASCHGINRAGDPGGGFPGLIDTPNRLSKEAVAQLIANGGARMPAFDHLPDNDRAAIVDFLYGEAQPEADASDEDLQPYIFRGFHRWQDDEGYPAIKPPWGTLNAVDLNTGEIKWKVPLGEYKELTARGIPPTGTENYGGPVVTASGLIFIGATADETMRAFDAETGEILWAHDLPFGGNATPSTYMVDGKQYVIISAGGWKTNRPAGGSLVAFALPD
- the avd gene encoding diversity-generating retroelement protein Avd, with protein sequence MKHEQMPIFTRTFDLLTWLLPVTNHFPKAHRHTVTQRLLNAAFDVRERLEEANARKGNERRQRLRLADEALAKVRLYLRLAERWKWLTPGQYKHVSLMVDEVGRIMGGWIKAER
- a CDS encoding SUMF1/EgtB/PvdO family nonheme iron enzyme yields the protein MSQYKESSALAGDLPEKSLANDLLNVGSYVETLTDFIASDDATTPMTVGIYGKWGSGKTTLMRMVQSELQTHTASKNFPVVWFDAWKYDREEALWRALILRVLDTVRRLEIEKETAKQKKAREKRFDTIERSLYHAIEVEKPGEVQFNWGKMAQGAGQAVLRMGLSMVPLVGPLLPALLKGDKTPTENELKTLFETIESERYKEHRERMRSLEEFQDAFGTLIKETLRDTGRKLVVFIDDLDRCRPDKSIEVLESIKLFMDVEGCFFVLGLDHGVISRGVEIKYRELGWNDEKRIDLDPEYAMEGRRYLEKIIQVPFEIPPIEGNVMREFVQKLVKDWPDPACAEVFAEGMGESPRQVKRTVNTFLLLWKLVQKQEAEQIRPIRLAKVVALQQAVPAVYDRIKQTPRLLRDLDGYFRALRESAADKTPQPESVRQTPEPPQALQAYVSDPVLKRIMEANLALPDASFESLPLDELRRYFTLTRSIKTTPEIVPESNYQPFEYEPDTVPIAAGEFWMGTTPEQQKKIGHEFKRELPKHKVNTSAYRIGKFPVTNVEYQAFVQETKHREPSHWSGGSFPSDLSDHPVVNVSWDDATAYCAWLRDKTGREVMLPTEAQWEKAARGMEDDRIYPWGDAWDEKKLNTGTGATSTVGSFSPDGDSPFGCVDMAGNVWEWCQDWFDESEYKKRGDSVLTDPTGPDKGRSRVLRGGSFDLNSYHCRCSARNFHYPDYRDLSYGFRIVVLSSPMTDENDGR
- a CDS encoding PA14 domain-containing protein, which codes for MKPANLNWFFVLLLLVFSACRPSYEPDESATVFRSVLDERPRMITMKLDDALWTAYSAETGALYRVWRDGVDFSGAVYTTAHGPQPTSEGPAYLVTNTPSPWMIRQAGVSAAPQVRYKGHAERDGQQSIQVELRATDGATMLVTEAPSFVTDNDGNPGMERVFTVENAPANAEVMLAVTLNSLLNDRSFSTNGGFEVSEQEDGSLSGWLTLRNGESTTFTSYFGEPAVVRPQEEGPAKPYGLQLIEGSDCAACHNAEVQTVGPSYVAIAERYPKDDLTVVRLAGKIISGGSGVWGEVLMTPHPTLEQEDAKRMVEYILSLGGAENTSGGPLDVPGDIYPLTEQRDGSNGLAVNMYAITNSPNSLETLELSDAPYYSGIVPALHAPNEGYMGDVRINFFVSVTGFITIEESDNYVFRLVADDGARFYLGDRMLIDHDGLHGPEPRDSELLLDAGTYPIRVDFFQAGGGAALSLQWAKRGDDGFSVIPNEVLTYSQDDLKEAVEYAVLTGNDDKRPGDQMALKDVHPSFAVETIRPDSFEPMVGGLDVMDDGRVVVSTWDGEGGVYLVSNINQPNRDQIEVKQIARGLAEPLGVKVVDGEVYVLQKQELTRLVDEDGDDVADVYATVANDWGATGNFHEFAFGLVYKDNHFYATLATAILPGGASADPQDPDRGTVVKINKDTGDVEFIAKGLRTPNGIGLGINDEIFVADNQGDWLPASKVVHIVEGEFYGSRSVDFEGTAGLTEKKPVSWLPQDEIGNSPSQPAILNVGPYQNQMIHGEVTHGGIKRVFVEEIDGQLQGALFRFTQGLEAGVNRLVWGPDEKLYIGGIGNPGNWGHVGKTWFGLQRMTYTGNPVFEMLAIRAASDGFEIEFTEPLADGVGEQAADYNITQFYYLPTAEYGGPKRSERSLPMEKIEVSDDRKRVKLTLGGLQPDHMVYFRLNDETFSSEAGRSLWTTEAWYTLNRIP